CGTCTCGACAGGCTTCGGCTCCGCGTGTTTCGGCGTCTCCACTTTCGGAGGTTCGACTTTCTTTGGAGGCGTCGGCGGCTCGACCTTCTTCGGAGGCTCGACCTTCTTCGGCGGCTCCACTTTTTTCGGAGGCTCCGGCTTCGGAGGCTCGACCTTCTTGGGAGGCTCCGGTTTCGGCGGCTCGGCCTTTTTCGGAGGCTCCGGTTTCGGCTCCGGAAGCGCGTCGGGTTTCGGTTTCGGCGGCTCGACTTTCGGCTCCGGAGGTTTCGGCGGCTCCACCTTGGGCTCGGGCTTGGGCTCGGGAGGTTTGGGCGGCTCCGCTTTCGGCTCGGCAGGCTTCGGCGTTTCCGGTGTCTTCGGCGGCGTCGGCTGCGGAGGCTCCGGCTTCGCGGCTTCGGGTGTGGGCTGCGGCTTGCGACCGGACGGCGTAGCGAGCGGTCCGACCTTGAAAACCTTGGAGTCGCCGCGCGGCGAGACCAGATCGACCACGGGCCCCTCCGGCGCTTCGAAGATGGTGGGAGCGGGGGCGTACAGCGCGAACAGGACCGCGCCGATCACAACCAGCACGTGCAGGGCGAACGACCACCACAGCGCGGACGCCAGGCGAGGATCCATCCGTCCGGGTCGCGAGGGCCGATGTCTTCCCGACCGCGCGGGCGGATATCGTCCCTCGGCGCCGGCCGGGTGCTGGCCCGCCGCGCCGGCCGGCAGCGGCCGCTCGCGAGCGGTCGCGACCATCAGCGTGCCCCGGGCTCGGTGATCAGGCCGAGCTTGTCGACGCCCGCTCCTTTCAATGCGGAGATGACCTGCACGATCTTCCCGTAATCGGCGCCCTTGTCACCGCGCACGTAGACGACCTGATGTGCTTTCTCCTTCACGATCGCCGAGACGGTGGTCGTAAGTCTGGCAGGGTCCATCTGCGTGTCGTTGAGCCAGGTCTTGCCGTCCGCCGTGACCGAGACGACCAGGGCGACGTCGTCGCCCTCGAGCTGCGTGCCGCCAGCCTGGGGAAGCTGCACATCCACGCCCTGCTGGATGATCGGGGCGGTGACCATGAAGATCACCAGCAGCACCAGCATCACGTCGACGAGCGGCGTGACGTTGATGTTCGCTACCGTCCCGCCTTCGTAATCGTCGCCGCCACCCATCGTCGCGTCACGTCAGTTGAGGAAGTGGCGTTCGGCAATATTGAGGAATTCGGAAATGAAGCTGTCCATCTCACCTGCAATCAGGCGCGCCGCCCGGGCGTAATGGTTGTACGCGACGAGCGCCGGGATCGCGGCCGCCAGGCCGGCTGCCGTCGCGATCAGGGCTTCGGAGATGCCGGGCGCCACGGCCTGGATGCTCGATGGACCACCGGCGCTGAGGCCCCGGAACGAATTCATGATTCCCCAGACCGTCCCGAAAAGCCCGAT
The window above is part of the Candidatus Limnocylindrales bacterium genome. Proteins encoded here:
- a CDS encoding TonB family protein translates to MDPRLASALWWSFALHVLVVIGAVLFALYAPAPTIFEAPEGPVVDLVSPRGDSKVFKVGPLATPSGRKPQPTPEAAKPEPPQPTPPKTPETPKPAEPKAEPPKPPEPKPEPKVEPPKPPEPKVEPPKPKPDALPEPKPEPPKKAEPPKPEPPKKVEPPKPEPPKKVEPPKKVEPPKKVEPPTPPKKVEPPKVETPKHAEPKPVETKPIETKPATTRPEPEHPASVAPGPGAGAPGAGRVTEGGQSGDPNGGGGGAGNRSPEFYAYFAYMYESIKAQWVWAGEQDATLAATVRFSILADGSIADAQITERSRSSQYDESALNAVRATGSLTPPPASVRADFEDIELVFRAGDLMQP
- the tolR gene encoding protein TolR, coding for MGGGDDYEGGTVANINVTPLVDVMLVLLVIFMVTAPIIQQGVDVQLPQAGGTQLEGDDVALVVSVTADGKTWLNDTQMDPARLTTTVSAIVKEKAHQVVYVRGDKGADYGKIVQVISALKGAGVDKLGLITEPGAR